A window of Pirellulales bacterium contains these coding sequences:
- a CDS encoding type III pantothenate kinase, which yields MSSDPVTPLIAVDVGNSRIKLGLFDRAAEIEEVVEPIRILELPAVEWDSARLTAWLPAGPMWPEWWIASVNRPAAAHLQDWIVRQGSTPSGHSAPVRLLHVGDLPLDVRVEHPERVGMDRLAAATAAARLRAPRRGAILVDSGSAITVDYVSADGAFRGGAILPGMGLAARALHEFTDLLPLVPLGELSAPPPALGTSTVTAIRSGLYWGAVGAVRELAERLSAGIDPQPELFLTGGAGPHLGKALSNPVRILPHLVLSGIALARRC from the coding sequence ATGTCTTCCGATCCTGTTACGCCGCTGATCGCCGTCGATGTCGGCAATAGCCGGATCAAATTGGGGCTGTTCGATCGCGCGGCGGAAATCGAAGAGGTTGTCGAGCCGATTCGCATTTTGGAATTGCCCGCCGTGGAATGGGATTCCGCGCGGCTGACCGCTTGGCTGCCGGCCGGCCCCATGTGGCCCGAATGGTGGATTGCCAGCGTGAATCGGCCGGCGGCTGCGCACTTGCAGGATTGGATCGTGCGGCAGGGTTCGACTCCGTCGGGCCATTCGGCGCCGGTGCGATTGCTGCATGTGGGCGATCTGCCGCTCGACGTTCGAGTCGAGCATCCCGAACGCGTTGGAATGGATCGTCTGGCGGCGGCGACGGCGGCGGCCCGATTGAGAGCGCCTCGCCGCGGCGCGATCCTCGTCGATTCCGGCAGTGCGATCACCGTGGATTACGTGTCGGCAGACGGCGCATTTCGGGGAGGGGCCATTTTGCCGGGAATGGGCCTCGCCGCTCGTGCCCTGCACGAGTTCACCGATCTCTTGCCGCTCGTTCCGCTCGGCGAACTTTCCGCACCGCCGCCGGCACTCGGAACGTCAACCGTCACCGCCATTCGCAGCGGCTTGTACTGGGGAGCGGTCGGTGCCGTGCGCGAACTTGCCGAGCGGCTGTCGGCCGGGATCGACCCGCAGCCGGAATTGTTTCTCACCGGCGGCGCCGGCCCGCATCTGGGCAAGGCGCTCAGCAATCCGGTGCGAATCCTGCCCCACCTGGTGCTCAGCGGAATTGCGCTCGCTCGCAGATGTTAG